GGCAGAATCGGTGGGACGGGGGTTTCTCAATATCGAGTTGATCGACCGCCGTGCCGGCACCCTGGTCTGGCAGGGGACGGTGAGCGGTGGCATCACCGACGAGCGGGACGCCCAGGGGAAAATTCCCAATGCCGTCAAGAAGATTTTCGAACAGTATCCCCCAAAACGCTGAGCAGCGGGTCAGTTTCCCTGGCGCACATGAACCTTCTCGCGCAGCAGGCGGCGCTGTTCAGCCAGGCAGTAGCGGGTGATGTACTCGCGGTCCTCGGGCTGGATGCGGGTGAACTGGAAGGCGGCATGTTCCTCATCGAGGATATTGAGCATACGCACCATACGGGCGTCGCAGAAAATCGTCTGAACCAGGCCCGGCAGTTCGATGGCGAAGGCATATTCGCAGCCCTCGTCTAGGGGTTCGTTGACGGCGAAACGGAGACCGCCAGCGCTGAGGTTGACCCGGCGGGGTTCGACGTCGACCTGGGGACGGGGCGAACCGATCGGCCAAAAACGCAGCAGGATCTGGGTTTCGACCCGAAAATGCTGGCGTTGCTGCACGGGGGGGGAGGAGTCGACAAAGTCCAGACGCAAGCGGCGCGGGTCGAGGATCT
The nucleotide sequence above comes from Desulfuromonas acetexigens. Encoded proteins:
- a CDS encoding PilZ domain-containing protein, with amino-acid sequence MLPLGEDSLALNARVTLGEFPLIEGFFPPHKLPVTQLEPGRICFVHCTSPAGAFTISARIAEILDPRRLRLDFVDSSPPVQQRQHFRVETQILLRFWPIGSPRPQVDVEPRRVNLSAGGLRFAVNEPLDEGCEYAFAIELPGLVQTIFCDARMVRMLNILDEEHAAFQFTRIQPEDREYITRYCLAEQRRLLREKVHVRQGN